Genomic DNA from Campylobacter sp. CNRCH_2014_0184h:
ACCACCTAAAGCTTCAGAGCCATATAAAGTACTCATTGGCCCTTTTATCACTTCTATTCTTTCTATACTAGAAATTGGTGGTAAAAATGAATTTGAAATTTCATTAAAACCATTAGGCCCTACTTCTCCGCCTATCCCTTGTCGTCGTCCATCGATTAAAATTAAAGTGTATCCTGTAATACCTCTCATGGTAATGTTATAAGATCCAGTTTTTCCTTTACTAGCGAATAAATCCACACCAGGAATATCAGCAATAGCTTCGGCAACATCTCTATAAGGCTTACTTTCTAAATCTTTTTTGCTAATCACATTTATAGTAGCAGGGGCTTCTTTAATATCTTGAGAAAAACCAGAAGCGCTTACTATGGAGCTATCTAATAAAACTTCTTGCGATAAAGCATTGCAGACCAAAAAACTAGCAACACAAAACGATAAACAATGTTTTTTCATTATTTCCTTTCTTATAAATAAATTTTCAAAACTGGAATATTATGATAATAATTATTAATTTAAAATAAATTTATTGTATCAATTATGATAATTGTTATTAATAAAAAATTTAATTTTTAGTAATATAATCACAAAAAATAAAACGAGGATAAGATGGAATTTTTAAAAACTTATATTGACTTAATTATATTTATTGTTTTAGGAATAATGGCATTTATTGCTATATGGTGCACTATAGAACGTATATTGTTTTTTAGAAAAATTAAGCTAAATGATTATCAATGTCAAGAAAAATTTGATGATGCAATTAGTGAAAATCTCACCATGCTTTATATCATTTACACCAATGCTCCTTATGTAGGACTTTTGGGAACTGTAGTGGGGATTATGATTACATTTTATGACATGGGCGCAAGTGGGAATATTGATGTTAAATCTATTGTTATTGGTTTATCGCTAGCTTTAAAAGCTACAGCATTAGGAATTTTAGTTGCTATCCCTTCTTTAATGGCTTACAATGGATTACTTAGAAAAATATCAACCTTGAGTAATGCATATCGTATTTTTAAGGATAAAAATGCTTAAATTACCAAAAAATGAAGGCTTAAACATCATTCCTTTTATAGACATAATGCTTGTTTTACTAGCTATTGTTTTAAGCATATCCACCTTTATCGCGCATGGTGAAATCAAAATCAATCTACCTCAAAGTGAAAATTCAAATTCTATAAACGAAAATAAAGACAAAGTGAGTATTTTAATCAATAAAGAAAATGAATTTTATATAGATGGAAAAACAGCTTCCTTAGAAGAAATAAAAGCAAAATTTGACACTATAGATTCTAAAACATTAGTAGAGTTAAAAAGTGATAAAGAAGCAAAATTTGAAAGTTTTGTAAAAATTATTGATATTTTAAAAAATAAAAATCATGAAAATTTTCAAATTTTAACAGAGCAAAAAAGATGAAAACATTCATAAATAATCATAAAAATCAATCCTTTTTTATCACTTTATTTCTCTTTTTGCCTTTATTTTTTGTTTTTATTTATACTAAGAGTTTTTTACATATACAACATAGTGCTTCAAAAGAAGAAAAATTTAATATAGCAATAAAACAATTTTTACAAGATTCCCCTAAAGTAAAAACGAAACAGCCTAAACAAGAAAAAATAAAAAAGCCAGAACAAACAAAAGAAAAAGCTATCATTCAATCTAAAAAAACAAACACTTTAACCAATACCAAGGCAATAAATCAATTAAATGAAAAAATAAAGCCTCAAAAAACTACAGCACAAGAAAAAAATACTCCAATAACTTCTCAAGAAAGCATATCTTTAGCTAATAACAATGAGCTTTTAAAAGAAGTCAAACAAGCTATAGATGAAGCTTTAATCTATCCTAGACAAGCTAAAAAAATGCGAATGAGTGGCGAAATTTTAGTAGAATTCACATGGACTAAAGATAAAAATCTATTAAACTTAAAAATATTAAAACCATCAAAATATAAATTATTGAACGATAGTGCCTTAGAAACTATACGTATAGCGTCTAAGAATTTTCCACAATATGAAAAAACTTTTCATATAAGAATACCATTAATATATAAAATAAACTAAGCAAAATTGCTTAGTTTGTCTTGACTAAATTATGTCCTTTATAGATCCCATAAATTTTATAGTCTCCATTTTTAAGCATTAAAACTACAGGATATTCTTCTTCATAACCTTGCTCCATTCCAGGACTTCCCTGAGGCATACCAGGAGCAGAAATACCTATAACATCTTCAGGCTTATTTTTCAAAAGCCAAGCAACTGCATCTTCAGGCACATGCCCTTCTATAACATAACCATCAATTACGCCAGTATGGCAACTTTGATACATAGGCTGAATATTCATTTTTTCTTTTATTTTTAAAAAATCATCGCTTTTGTGTATTTGCACTTTATAACCTTTATCTTTCATATAATTAGCCCAAAGATCGCAGCATCCACAAGTAGGACTTTCATAAATATTTAATAATTTCTCATTAGCCAATAAAGTTGCAAAACCCAGTGATAAAGTTAAAAATAATTTTTTCATATATCCTCCAAAAAAAACAAAAAGATAAAATACATTATAAAAATTAATATTTTTTATAAAACCAATAATTTTTATTTTAAAATCTATAAAAATACAAAAATACACTCTTGCTTCACTCACAAATACTTTTTTACCTACAACTAAAACCCAAGCTATATACCAAACAAAACATTCAATGAATAATTTCAAACCAAATTTATTAACTCTATTAAAAGCTTAAACCAAAATTTGTTATAAACATTTCAAACATAAATCAACCAA
This window encodes:
- a CDS encoding DUF411 domain-containing protein, which produces MKKLFLTLSLGFATLLANEKLLNIYESPTCGCCDLWANYMKDKGYKVQIHKSDDFLKIKEKMNIQPMYQSCHTGVIDGYVIEGHVPEDAVAWLLKNKPEDVIGISAPGMPQGSPGMEQGYEEEYPVVLMLKNGDYKIYGIYKGHNLVKTN
- the exbB gene encoding TonB-system energizer ExbB, which gives rise to MEFLKTYIDLIIFIVLGIMAFIAIWCTIERILFFRKIKLNDYQCQEKFDDAISENLTMLYIIYTNAPYVGLLGTVVGIMITFYDMGASGNIDVKSIVIGLSLALKATALGILVAIPSLMAYNGLLRKISTLSNAYRIFKDKNA
- a CDS encoding energy transducer TonB, encoding MKTFINNHKNQSFFITLFLFLPLFFVFIYTKSFLHIQHSASKEEKFNIAIKQFLQDSPKVKTKQPKQEKIKKPEQTKEKAIIQSKKTNTLTNTKAINQLNEKIKPQKTTAQEKNTPITSQESISLANNNELLKEVKQAIDEALIYPRQAKKMRMSGEILVEFTWTKDKNLLNLKILKPSKYKLLNDSALETIRIASKNFPQYEKTFHIRIPLIYKIN
- the exbD gene encoding TonB system transport protein ExbD; this translates as MLKLPKNEGLNIIPFIDIMLVLLAIVLSISTFIAHGEIKINLPQSENSNSINENKDKVSILINKENEFYIDGKTASLEEIKAKFDTIDSKTLVELKSDKEAKFESFVKIIDILKNKNHENFQILTEQKR